Part of the Sulfuricurvum kujiense DSM 16994 genome, TGGGGCGGTGAAGAATTTGTTATTTTGCAGATCAATACCCCCTATGAAGGGACGATTGCACTGGCGGAGCGGCTTAGAACAAAAATCGAACAGACACAGTTTCAAAATATCGGTCATATTACCATCAGTCTGGGTGTTGCACAGTTTGATAAAGAAGAGAGTATTGAAACCTTTGTAAAAAAAGCGGACGATGCAATGTATCAAGCAAAAAAAGAGGGGAAAAACAGAGTATCTGTTGCAGGTTGATTATCCGTTGACCCGGTACATCAGCCCCATATGACTGGTTGTAAATCCGTACTTTTGATAGAAGGCGATTGCACCGCTGTTGCGGTTATCGGCTCCGAGTGAAAGCCGCCCGTAGTTTTTTTTCGCAGACTCCGCAATCAACGCTTCAAGCAAAGACGATCCGATCCTTTTTCCACGGTGTGCCTGTGTAACGATCATATCTTCGATCAGTCCGACATTCTCTCCTATCGCCGTAGAGACCAGAGACTGCATCGATACCATCCCTATGACACACTCATCTTCTTCGGCAACCAAAACGACCGCATTCGGCGTATCGAGCAAAAGTTTTAATCCGCGAGACTGTTTTTCGGCATCGACGGTAAAGTCGTCTTCGATAGCAAAAAGCTCGCTGAGCAGACTTGACATCTCCGGGATATCTTTATAGTTAGCGCGACGAACTATCATCGTCCGGTTTTCATCCGTTCTAATATTTCACCCAGTTTGTCATGACGCAGCTGTATCAGCCGCTCGATCTCATC contains:
- a CDS encoding GNAT family N-acetyltransferase, which codes for MIVRRANYKDIPEMSSLLSELFAIEDDFTVDAEKQSRGLKLLLDTPNAVVLVAEEDECVIGMVSMQSLVSTAIGENVGLIEDMIVTQAHRGKRIGSSLLEALIAESAKKNYGRLSLGADNRNSGAIAFYQKYGFTTSHMGLMYRVNG